DNA sequence from the Devosia lacusdianchii genome:
AAGCAGGAATTCCGGCGTCAGTACCGGTAACATCAGCGCTACCAGTACGAGGTAGACCAGGAACATCGTGATGGCGCCAAATGGCACGGCGAATACCGGCGCCAGCCATAAGCTGACCAGGAACACGACGGCCCCCAAGGCCAGCCCGATGAAGAAAGCCCCATGGCGGGGCAATTTGACCGACGCAATCCGCAAGCCGAATGCCACGCGCCGGCTCCTGGGTTTTCCCGCGGCGCTCTTGGCCGGTCGCTTGCTTCGCGTCGCCATCTAGTACCCCTTTGTCGAGCAGTCACGGCGCGGCGCACAACGCGCTCAGCCGGAAATAGCTCCCGGCCCGGCGGTCGCGCCCGCCGGCACCTTGCCGATAATGATCATGCCAAGCACCTCGTCCTTGGTTACGTCGGTAGTGCGAGCGCTGCCCACGACCTGACCATTCTTCATCACCACGATCCGATCGGCGAGATCGAAGACGTCGTGAATATCATGGCTGATGAGAAAAATGCCGATGCCGTCGGCCTTGAGTTGGCGGATAAGCTGGCCGACCTGCTGGGTCTCCTGCGGTCCAAGCGACGCGGTCGGCTCGTCCATAATCAGGATGCGCGCATCGAAAAGGATGGCCCGTGCAATGGCCACTGATTGCCGCTGGCCACCGGAGAGCGCTTTGACCGGCTCCTTGAAGCGGCGGAAATTGGGGTTGAGCCGCCCCATCACTTCGCGGGCCTTCGACTCCATCGCTGCATTGTCGAGCGTACCGAGCGAGGTAGTGATCTCGCGCCCCAGAAACAGGTTCGCGGCGGCGTCGACATTATCGGCCACGGCCAGCTGCTGGTAGATCGTCTCGATGCCATAGCCCTTGGCGTCGCGTGGATTGTTGATGGTCGCCGCCTGCCCGTCGATGCGGATCGAACCGGCGTCGCGCCTGTAAGCACCGGATAGAATCTTGATAAGCGTCGACTTGCCCGCCCCGTTGTGGCCCAAGAGGCCAACGACCTCCCCCGGGAACAGGTCGATCGACGCCCGGTCAACGGCCCGGATGCCGCCAAACGAGATCGAGATATCGGCCATTTCGACCAGCGGTGTTCTGCTATCGAGCATCGAGACTGGCTTTCCCTAGCGTTTGTGGCGGCGGTAGAGCGTATCGAGCCAGACCGCAAAGACGAGCACGACACCCACGACGATCGATTGCAGCGGACTATCGAGCCCCAGCAGCACCATGCCCGACTGGATAGACTGCATGACCAGCGCCCCAAGCAAGGCCCCGGCAATCGTCCCAACGCCGCCCGCCAGCGATGTTCCCCCGATGACGGCCGCGGCGATGACATAGAGCTCGTCGAGGGTGCCAAGGGCATTGGTCGTGGCATTGAGGCGTGCCGATGAGATGGCGGCGGCAATCGCGCAGAGCCCACCCATCAGCATGAATATCTTGACCGTCACCCAGCGGGTGTTGATGCCCGCGAGTTCCGCGGCTTCCGGATTGCCGCCCATGGCAAAAATGTAGCGGCCGAAACGCGTACGGGTGGCGATGAAGGTCATCACCACGCCGACTCCCAGGGCGATCAGCACGGGAATTGCCAAGCCGTGTGAAATGAAGAGGCCGCCTTCGGGCACCGTCACGTCATTGGCTGCGGCATAGCTCTCGGCGATGCGCCGAGGCCAAGGATAGGCATTGGCAACCCACGCTGCTGCCATGGCCAATCCGCAGCCGAGAATGCCCAGCGCAATCTCGGCCCATAGCGGACGCCGCGGGAAGTTGAAGCGCAGCCGCTGTTGCCGACCTGAATAGAGGGCGGCTACGATGCCGAGGCAGGCGATGGCAGCAACGATCCAGGTCCAGAACGCCCCGATCGACCCCGTTGGCCCGCCACCCATGAGCTGGAAGGTCGGGTCCATGGGGGCAACGGTGCGGCCCATGGTGACCCACCACGCCGCCCCGCGCCAGATCAGATAGCCACCCAGCGTGACGATGAACGACGGCACCCGCAAATAGGCGACGATTACGCCCTGCAGCC
Encoded proteins:
- a CDS encoding ATP-binding cassette domain-containing protein; the encoded protein is MLDSRTPLVEMADISISFGGIRAVDRASIDLFPGEVVGLLGHNGAGKSTLIKILSGAYRRDAGSIRIDGQAATINNPRDAKGYGIETIYQQLAVADNVDAAANLFLGREITTSLGTLDNAAMESKAREVMGRLNPNFRRFKEPVKALSGGQRQSVAIARAILFDARILIMDEPTASLGPQETQQVGQLIRQLKADGIGIFLISHDIHDVFDLADRIVVMKNGQVVGSARTTDVTKDEVLGMIIIGKVPAGATAGPGAISG
- a CDS encoding sugar ABC transporter permease; its protein translation is MTDQNASPVTHPSAYARNPVQRFLLATEIDTRLVGMMGALAIVWIGFNVFSDGLFLTPRNLWNLSVQTASVAVMVTGMVFIIATRNIDLSVGSILGLVGMVMGVMQTNILPVQLGLGLGHPLIWVLSLLAGLLVGVGIGGLQGVIVAYLRVPSFIVTLGGYLIWRGAAWWVTMGRTVAPMDPTFQLMGGGPTGSIGAFWTWIVAAIACLGIVAALYSGRQQRLRFNFPRRPLWAEIALGILGCGLAMAAAWVANAYPWPRRIAESYAAANDVTVPEGGLFISHGLAIPVLIALGVGVVMTFIATRTRFGRYIFAMGGNPEAAELAGINTRWVTVKIFMLMGGLCAIAAAISSARLNATTNALGTLDELYVIAAAVIGGTSLAGGVGTIAGALLGALVMQSIQSGMVLLGLDSPLQSIVVGVVLVFAVWLDTLYRRHKR